The genomic interval GACGGCCTTCACCCCCCGCGCCGCGCAGGCGCGGACGGCGTCGGGCACGCCCGGCGGCGGGATCACGATCACCGCGAGGTCGGGGGCCTCCGGCAGCTCGGCGACGGACGGGAAGCACGGCACGCCCAGCAGCTCTTTGTGGCGCGGGTTGACGCCGTAGAGGCGGCCCCGGTAGCCGCCCTCCAGGGTGTTGAACAGAATGCGGAAGCCCCATTTCAGCGGCGAGTCGGACGCGCCAACCACAGCCACGGTTTCCGGCTCAAAGAGCGCGAGGAAACGTTCGGGCGCCCACACGGGCGCGGTCCCCTCCGGTGGCGCGGCCGCATCGGGGGACAGGGAAACCAGCGCGTCCACGGCGACGGGGATGCCGTCCTCGACGACGAGGGGGTTGATGTCCACATGCGACACGCCGGGGTGGTCCAGGAGGATGCGGCCCGCGGCGTTAAGCGTGGTTTCCAGCGCCTCCGGGCACACCGGCGGCCCGCCGCGAAAGGCGTCGAAGAGGCGGCGGCCCCGGAGTTCCAGGACCATCTCGCGGACGTCCCGCGCGTCCACCGGCGGCAGACGGAACGCAACGTCACCCACGGCCTCCACCGACACGCCGCCGAGACCCAGCATCACCTGCGGGCCGAACGCCGCGTCGCGCGCGCCGCCGATGATCAGCTCGCGTCGGCCCCGGGCCATGCGCTGCACCAGCAGCCCCGGCGCGCCCGCCGCCAGCAGCGCCTCCGCCGCCGCGCGCACCGCCGCCGCGTCCGCCAGATGCAGCCGCACGAGGCCCCGGTCGGACTTGTGCGCCAGGCCCGCGCCGCAGCCCTTCACGGCGGCGGGAAATCCCAGCCGCGCCGCGGCATCGGCGGCGGCGTCCGGGGTGTCCGCAAACGCCTCTTCCACCGTGCGCACGCCATAGGCGGACAGCACGCGCTTCGAGTCGTGTTCGGAAAGGGAGGGCTGGCCCTGTTCCAGGGCGCGCGCGATCAGCGCGGCTGCGTCGGACCTGTCGGACATGCGCGGGGCTCCTCGCACAGATGATTTCGCACTATATACATTTTTGGGGGGCAAAGCAACCGCGCGCGGCGCGTGATCCGGAACGTGGGAGATTTCCTCAGGGCAACTCGTGGCATGCCGTGTCAGAGAAGACGCACGCTGCTTTTCCGGCGCGCAGGCCGACGCGGGCGCCGGGCCACCCGCCGGGGACTTCGCCGATCTGGCATCCCTCGGCGAAAAGGATCACCCGGTCTTCGAGTTTCACCGCGCGCAGGTGGTTCCCGTTTTCGGCGGCGGGGTGCGCGCGGCGGATCCGGGGGCGCACGGGGAACACCCGTTCCGGCACTTCCCCGCCGCCGCGCTTCCCGGTGACGGTGACCCGCGAGAAATCCGCGTCCGCCGTTGCCAGCAGGAAATCCCCGTCGCCCGCGTGCACGGCATAGACGCCCGTCTCCGTTCCGGCGGGGAGCTGGACCGAGAACTCGTACCGCGGCAGGGCATCCCCCTTGAACGCCTCCTCCTCCGGGCCGAGGCGCAGTCCGACGGCCTCTGCGGGAAGGGTGCGGCCGTCGCGGGTTGTCCAGCCGCGCATGCCGCCCCCCCACTCCTCCCAGCCCCGGGTGAGCGAGAAACTCTCGAAAGCCGCCGCGCAGTCTTCGGCGAAGAGGCCCGCCCTGCCCGGGGCGTCCGGTGGGATGCCCGCGTTTGTGGAGGGCAGGAGAATTCCGTCCAGATGGGCCGTGAAGGCCCCCGCGTTGCGCGCGATGCGCAGGCTGTGCGGCCCCTTCCAGTTGAAGTCCTTGGGCAGGGGAAGTGCCTCTTCCCGGTGCGCGCCGTTCTGGCGGACGGCGAAAAACGCCGTGCCCGCGGCGCGGTCCACGCCGATCCGCATGCCGGCGTTTTGCCCGTCCTCCCAGGCGATTGCCCCAATGCGCCCGGCGTCGCCGCCGTCCAGGCGGAAGGTCGTCTCCAGCAGGCCGTGCGTTGCGGCGGGGGCGGCCGCGCGGGCAGTACCGCCCCGGGCGCAGCGCAGCGCGCCGTCCGCCGTGCGCCACGCGCCCTCGAGCCGCCACCGGGCGGCGTCGGGGGCGTCCCCGGCGAAAAGGTCGCGGAAGGTGGGAAGGGCGGGGGACGGATGATGCCCCGGCGTCCCGGCGGAGGTCGGCCCCTCGATGAACAGCTCCCTGCCGAAGAAATGGGCGCGGTCAATGTGCTGGGAACGGCCGGGACGGTCGGCGAAGTAGACGAGCCACCACTCGAAGCCGTTGGGCCCGCGCACGAGGTTGGGCTGGCCGCAGTTCTTCACCTCCGGCAGGTCCGGCGGGGCGACGCCCTCATGCTTCGGGTCGCGGTTGGACCGCAGCACGGGAAAGGGGTACTTGCCGTCGTTCGAGAAGCCGAGGGGCGTGTCCGCCTCGGCGACGCCGAGGGCGTAGTTGCCGAAATGGCCGGAGGTGTGGTTCGCGTTGTAGACCAGGTAATACCGGCTGCGGTGGCGGACCGCGAAGGGCCCCTCGTTCACGGACTGCGGGGGCGTGTCGAGGGTCTCCCAGGTGCCGGGCTCCGCGGAGAGCAGGGGCATGTCCGCGCCCGCGAGGGTCCACGGG from Candidatus Hydrogenedentota bacterium carries:
- a CDS encoding family 43 glycosylhydrolase — encoded protein: MGMTAVLALAGLLLPGAPNPVLPKTNDIGVMRHAGEYYLMGMGTAGGVFTSGDLVNWSGPRHAFSMDNAWTDGPSATDDNVHACDLVCLNGVFHLYWSVNHGDLRQIGHAVADTPLGPYTEPVREVPFDGRIDPQCFQDEDGRLYFHTVKFTRGNVIWGRPMSDPWTLAGADMPLLSAEPGTWETLDTPPQSVNEGPFAVRHRSRYYLVYNANHTSGHFGNYALGVAEADTPLGFSNDGKYPFPVLRSNRDPKHEGVAPPDLPEVKNCGQPNLVRGPNGFEWWLVYFADRPGRSQHIDRAHFFGRELFIEGPTSAGTPGHHPSPALPTFRDLFAGDAPDAARWRLEGAWRTADGALRCARGGTARAAAPAATHGLLETTFRLDGGDAGRIGAIAWEDGQNAGMRIGVDRAAGTAFFAVRQNGAHREEALPLPKDFNWKGPHSLRIARNAGAFTAHLDGILLPSTNAGIPPDAPGRAGLFAEDCAAAFESFSLTRGWEEWGGGMRGWTTRDGRTLPAEAVGLRLGPEEEAFKGDALPRYEFSVQLPAGTETGVYAVHAGDGDFLLATADADFSRVTVTGKRGGGEVPERVFPVRPRIRRAHPAAENGNHLRAVKLEDRVILFAEGCQIGEVPGGWPGARVGLRAGKAACVFSDTACHELP